A stretch of the Sulfuritortus calidifontis genome encodes the following:
- the narH gene encoding nitrate reductase subunit beta, whose product MKVRAQFAFVFNLDKCIGCHTCSVTCKNVWTNRKGAEYMWFNNVESKPGIGYPKQWENQDIWRGGWELKNGKLELKSGSRLTRLANIFANPDLPEIDDYYEPFTYDYARLQNAPLSEAAPTARPVSQITGEKMEKIHWGPNWEDDLAGEFDKRARDRNMRDLEKAIYKQFEHTFHMYLPRICNHCINPACVAACPSGSLYKREEDGIVLVDQDKCRGWRMCVSACPYKKVFYNWESGKAEKCIGCYPRVESGMPTVCSESCVGRIRYNGIMLYDADKIEALASTPNEQDLYQAQLDIFLDPNDPAVIEQARKDGVPEDWLEAARKSPIWKMAVEWKIAFPMHPEFRTLPMVWYVPPLSPVQSQIDQGALPGTPDSVIPPVENLRLPVKYLANLLTAGKEAPIVHALKRMIAMRAYQRSVHVEGQADTRALEETGMTVEMALEMYRYLAIANYEDRFVIPTGHAEVTLEDFYGFQGQNGFSFGNDSSPGISPNSLFPERRRETVESREPAPSADD is encoded by the coding sequence ATGAAAGTCAGAGCGCAATTCGCCTTCGTCTTCAACCTGGACAAGTGCATCGGCTGCCACACCTGCTCGGTCACCTGCAAGAACGTCTGGACCAACCGCAAGGGCGCCGAGTACATGTGGTTCAACAACGTCGAGTCCAAGCCCGGCATCGGCTATCCCAAGCAGTGGGAGAACCAGGACATCTGGCGCGGCGGCTGGGAGCTGAAGAACGGTAAGCTGGAGCTGAAATCCGGTTCGCGGCTCACCCGGCTGGCCAACATCTTCGCCAACCCCGACCTGCCCGAGATCGACGACTACTACGAGCCGTTCACCTACGATTATGCCCGGCTGCAGAACGCGCCGCTGTCCGAAGCGGCGCCCACCGCGCGCCCGGTCTCCCAGATCACCGGCGAGAAGATGGAGAAGATCCATTGGGGCCCGAACTGGGAGGACGACCTGGCCGGCGAGTTCGACAAGCGGGCCCGCGACCGCAACATGCGCGACCTGGAGAAGGCGATCTACAAGCAGTTCGAACACACCTTCCACATGTACCTGCCGCGCATCTGCAACCACTGCATCAACCCGGCCTGCGTCGCCGCCTGCCCGTCCGGCTCGCTGTACAAGCGGGAAGAGGACGGCATCGTCCTGGTCGACCAGGACAAGTGCCGCGGCTGGCGCATGTGCGTGTCGGCCTGCCCGTACAAGAAGGTGTTCTACAACTGGGAATCGGGCAAGGCCGAGAAGTGCATCGGCTGCTACCCGCGCGTGGAATCCGGCATGCCGACGGTGTGCTCCGAGTCCTGCGTCGGCCGCATCCGCTACAACGGCATCATGCTCTACGACGCCGACAAGATCGAGGCACTGGCCTCCACCCCGAACGAGCAGGACCTCTACCAGGCCCAGCTCGACATCTTCCTCGACCCGAACGACCCGGCGGTGATCGAGCAGGCCCGCAAGGACGGCGTCCCCGAGGACTGGCTGGAGGCCGCGCGCAAGTCGCCGATCTGGAAGATGGCGGTGGAATGGAAGATCGCCTTCCCCATGCACCCCGAGTTCCGCACCCTGCCCATGGTCTGGTACGTGCCGCCGCTCTCGCCGGTGCAGTCGCAGATCGACCAGGGCGCGCTGCCCGGCACGCCGGACAGCGTGATCCCGCCGGTGGAGAACCTGCGCCTGCCGGTGAAGTACCTGGCCAACCTGCTCACCGCCGGCAAGGAGGCGCCGATCGTCCACGCCCTGAAGCGGATGATCGCCATGCGCGCCTACCAGCGCTCGGTCCACGTCGAGGGCCAGGCCGACACCCGTGCCCTGGAAGAGACCGGCATGACCGTGGAGATGGCGCTGGAGATGTACCGCTATCTGGCCATCGCCAACTACGAGGACCGCTTCGTCATCCCGACCGGTCATGCGGAGGTCACGCTGGAAGACTTCTACGGTTTCCAGGGCCAGAACGGCTTCTCCTTCGGCAACGATTCCTCGCCCGGCATCTCGCCCAACTCCCTGTTTCCCGAGCGGCGCCGCGAGACCGTGGAATCGCGCGAGCCGGCCCCCTCGGCAGACGACTAA
- the narJ gene encoding nitrate reductase molybdenum cofactor assembly chaperone, with translation MFYRILSKLLDYPDAALLEALPEARERARSGVGLAADERAVLATFLDHLESLSLTELQAAYVMTFDLTPEHSLHLTHHLFGDDKNRGPALIDLTEFYQEFGLELAANELPDYLPLMLEFAAELTEDESRMFFSQWLKVLKQLANNLAEAQSPYAPLIRLVEHRGQLIKAAA, from the coding sequence ATGTTTTATCGCATCCTATCCAAGCTCCTGGACTACCCGGACGCGGCGCTGCTCGAAGCGCTGCCCGAAGCGCGCGAGCGGGCCCGGTCCGGCGTCGGGCTCGCTGCCGACGAACGGGCGGTGCTGGCGACCTTCCTCGATCATCTGGAGTCGCTCTCGCTGACCGAGCTGCAGGCGGCCTATGTGATGACCTTCGACCTCACGCCCGAGCATTCGCTGCACCTGACCCACCATCTGTTCGGCGACGACAAGAATCGCGGCCCGGCCCTGATCGACCTGACCGAGTTCTACCAGGAATTCGGCCTGGAGCTGGCGGCCAACGAACTGCCCGACTACCTGCCGCTGATGCTGGAGTTCGCCGCCGAGCTGACCGAGGACGAGTCGCGCATGTTCTTCAGCCAATGGCTCAAGGTGCTCAAACAGCTGGCGAACAACCTCGCCGAGGCGCAGAGCCCGTACGCGCCGCTGATCCGCCTCGTCGAACACCGCGGCCAATTGATCAAGGCCGCCGCATAA
- the narI gene encoding respiratory nitrate reductase subunit gamma: MDLHQIVFGVYPYIALATFVLGSWIRFDHEQYTWKSDSSQLLSRRYMRFASNVFHIGVIGIFFGHLVGLLTPHAVFLALGISDMAHQGIAIFAGGIFGGMAILGGVMLWLRRMFNPRVRAASRWMDINILGWIILTAMLGFSTIFFSIEHASKGDATVMIRLAEWVQSIVVLQPKPELLHEIDTVFKLHIFFGLSVFLFFPFTRLVHIWSAPIGYLFRAYQVVRARRV; this comes from the coding sequence ATGGACCTGCATCAGATCGTCTTCGGGGTCTATCCCTACATTGCCCTGGCTACCTTCGTCCTGGGTAGCTGGATCCGCTTCGACCACGAGCAGTACACCTGGAAGAGCGATTCCAGCCAGCTGCTGTCGCGCCGCTACATGCGCTTCGCCAGCAACGTCTTCCATATCGGCGTGATCGGCATCTTCTTCGGCCACCTGGTCGGCCTGCTGACGCCGCACGCGGTGTTCCTCGCCCTGGGCATCTCCGACATGGCCCACCAGGGCATCGCCATCTTCGCCGGCGGCATCTTCGGCGGCATGGCGATCCTGGGCGGCGTCATGCTCTGGCTGCGGCGCATGTTCAACCCGCGGGTGCGCGCCGCCAGCCGCTGGATGGACATCAACATCCTGGGCTGGATCATCCTCACCGCCATGCTCGGTTTCTCGACCATCTTCTTTTCCATCGAGCATGCCAGCAAGGGCGACGCCACGGTGATGATCCGCCTGGCCGAGTGGGTGCAGAGCATCGTCGTGCTCCAGCCCAAGCCCGAGCTGCTGCACGAGATCGACACCGTGTTCAAGCTGCACATCTTCTTCGGCCTGTCGGTCTTCCTGTTCTTCCCCTTCACCCGTCTGGTCCACATCTGGAGCGCGCCGATCGGCTATCTGTTCCGCGCCTACCAGGTGGTGCGGGCCAGGCGGGTCTGA
- a CDS encoding DUF2249 domain-containing protein, with product MQGHLHLSPDAIYPFDARGIAKRFRHAAIFGALDALTPGERMRFVNDHNPIPLLQQMQARYGDKVEVKYLEQGPQGVVIDFIKQ from the coding sequence ATGCAAGGCCACCTGCATCTGTCCCCCGACGCCATCTATCCCTTCGACGCCCGCGGCATCGCCAAGCGCTTCCGCCACGCCGCCATCTTCGGCGCCCTGGATGCCCTGACCCCCGGCGAGCGCATGCGCTTCGTCAACGACCACAACCCCATCCCCCTGCTGCAGCAGATGCAGGCCCGCTACGGCGACAAGGTCGAGGTGAAATATCTGGAGCAGGGTCCGCAAGGCGTGGTGATCGACTTCATCAAGCAATAA
- a CDS encoding TIGR01212 family radical SAM protein (This family includes YhcC from E. coli K-12, an uncharacterized radical SAM protein.), producing the protein MALSDVVNTFGQWLLAKHGERVHKIALDAGFTCPNRDGAKGIGGCTFCNNASFSPNAPAGAGGDSAVPPPVLSQRRGRPARPLEEQLDAGRAGIARRTRARKYLAYFQAYTNTYADVQQLKALYDQALAVPGMIGLSVGTRPDCVPPAVLDLLANYRQEGLEVILELGLQSAFDESLARVNRGHGLKEYEVTCRAARARGIPVCTHLILGLPGEDDRHYQRSLDIVLDIGTDGLKLHPLHVVKGTQLANEWRRGEYTPLKLDDYVRAAVDLIERTPWDVVYHRLTGTAPARLLLAPRWCASKWPVVNAIVAELERRGSRQGAAAASLREVSHACPA; encoded by the coding sequence GTGGCCCTCTCCGACGTAGTGAATACCTTCGGTCAATGGTTGCTCGCCAAGCATGGCGAGCGGGTGCACAAGATCGCGCTCGACGCCGGCTTCACCTGTCCCAACCGCGACGGTGCCAAGGGCATCGGCGGCTGCACCTTCTGCAACAACGCCTCGTTCAGCCCCAACGCCCCGGCCGGGGCGGGCGGCGACAGCGCGGTGCCGCCCCCGGTATTGTCCCAGCGGCGCGGCCGGCCGGCCCGGCCGCTGGAAGAGCAGCTCGACGCCGGCCGCGCGGGCATCGCCCGGCGCACCCGCGCCCGCAAATACCTGGCCTATTTCCAGGCCTATACCAACACCTATGCCGACGTTCAGCAGCTCAAGGCCCTGTACGACCAGGCCCTGGCCGTGCCCGGCATGATCGGGCTGTCGGTCGGCACCCGGCCCGATTGCGTGCCGCCGGCGGTGCTCGATTTGTTGGCCAATTATCGACAAGAAGGTCTTGAAGTCATTCTGGAGTTGGGCTTACAGTCAGCCTTCGACGAGAGCCTGGCCCGGGTCAACCGCGGCCACGGCCTCAAGGAATATGAAGTCACCTGCCGGGCGGCGCGCGCGCGCGGCATCCCGGTCTGCACCCACCTGATCCTGGGCCTGCCCGGCGAAGACGACCGGCATTACCAGCGGAGCTTGGATATCGTGCTCGACATCGGCACCGACGGCCTCAAGCTGCATCCCCTGCACGTGGTGAAGGGCACCCAGCTGGCCAATGAATGGCGGCGCGGCGAATACACGCCGCTCAAGCTCGACGACTACGTGCGCGCCGCCGTCGACCTGATCGAGCGCACGCCCTGGGACGTGGTCTATCACCGCCTCACCGGCACCGCGCCGGCCCGGCTGCTGCTGGCGCCGCGCTGGTGCGCCAGCAAGTGGCCGGTGGTCAACGCCATCGTCGCCGAACTCGAACGCCGCGGCAGCCGGCAGGGCGCGGCGGCGGCCAGCCTGCGAGAGGTTTCCCATGCCTGCCCTGCTTGA
- the ubiU gene encoding ubiquinone anaerobic biosynthesis protein UbiU: MPALLELICPAGSLPALKAAVDGGADGVYLGFKNNTNARNFSGLNFDDAAIAAGVDYAHGKGRKVLLALNTYPQPGEVARWQQAVDRAAELKLDAVILADPGLMAYAAKRHPDLRLHLSVQGSATSYEAINFYRERFNIQRAVLPRVLSLAQVETVAQNTEVELELFGFGGLCVMVEGRCLLSSYATGDSPNTCGVCSPAHAVRWQQTPLGLESRLNGVLIDRYADAEKAGYPTLCKGRFEVQGETYYALEEPTSLNTLELLPQMARLGIAAIKIEGRQRSPAYVAQVTGVWRAAIDAVKRAPETFAVAPAWHGQLDKVSEGSMHTLGAYYRPWK, from the coding sequence ATGCCTGCCCTGCTTGAACTGATCTGCCCGGCCGGCAGCCTGCCGGCGCTCAAGGCCGCGGTCGACGGCGGCGCCGACGGGGTCTACCTCGGCTTCAAGAACAACACCAACGCCCGCAATTTTTCAGGTCTCAATTTCGACGATGCCGCCATCGCGGCCGGCGTCGACTATGCCCACGGCAAAGGGCGCAAGGTGCTGCTGGCGCTCAACACCTATCCCCAGCCGGGCGAGGTGGCGCGCTGGCAGCAGGCGGTGGACCGCGCGGCCGAGCTCAAGCTGGACGCGGTGATCCTGGCCGACCCCGGGCTCATGGCCTATGCCGCGAAACGCCACCCCGACCTGCGCCTGCATCTCTCGGTGCAGGGCTCGGCCACCAGCTACGAGGCGATCAACTTCTACCGCGAGCGCTTCAACATCCAGCGCGCCGTGCTGCCGCGGGTGCTGTCGCTGGCCCAGGTCGAGACGGTGGCGCAGAACACCGAGGTCGAGCTGGAGCTGTTCGGCTTCGGCGGCCTCTGCGTCATGGTCGAGGGGCGCTGCCTCTTGTCGTCCTACGCCACCGGCGATTCGCCCAACACCTGCGGGGTCTGCTCGCCCGCCCATGCGGTGCGCTGGCAGCAGACGCCCTTGGGGCTGGAGTCGCGCCTGAACGGCGTGCTGATCGACCGCTACGCCGACGCGGAGAAGGCCGGCTACCCCACCTTGTGCAAGGGCCGCTTCGAGGTGCAGGGCGAGACCTACTACGCCCTGGAGGAACCCACCAGCCTCAACACCCTGGAGCTCTTGCCCCAGATGGCCAGGCTCGGCATCGCCGCGATCAAGATCGAGGGCCGCCAGCGCAGCCCGGCCTATGTCGCCCAGGTCACCGGCGTCTGGCGCGCGGCGATCGATGCGGTCAAGCGCGCGCCGGAGACCTTCGCCGTCGCGCCGGCCTGGCACGGCCAGCTCGACAAGGTGTCCGAAGGCAGCATGCACACGCTCGGCGCCTATTACCGGCCATGGAAATGA
- a CDS encoding U32 family peptidase yields the protein MKLSLGPLLYYWSRDDTFAFYQAAAAWPVDSVYLGETVCSRRHTLRLPDWFSLADRLAAAGKEVVLSSQALIESESDLKLLRKIARNGKFLVEANDFGAVRLLAEAGVPFVAGPTLNAYNPDTLAMLHELGAVRWVPPVEMPARMLAAMPVPASMATEFFAYGRLPLAFSARCFTARHYNLQKDDCQFKCLDHPDGLTLRTREGAAFLTLNGIQTQSARVYSLAHRIDELRAAGVGLLRLSPQAQRMAQVVEVFHELITGGLAPAEAPARLARLMPGEPCDGYWLGQAGLDWQPERAALPS from the coding sequence ATGAAACTCAGCCTCGGACCGCTCCTTTACTACTGGTCGCGCGACGACACCTTCGCTTTCTACCAGGCCGCCGCCGCCTGGCCCGTGGACAGCGTCTATCTGGGCGAGACGGTCTGCTCGCGCCGGCACACCCTGCGCCTGCCCGACTGGTTTTCCCTGGCCGACCGGCTCGCCGCCGCCGGCAAGGAGGTGGTGCTGTCCAGCCAGGCCCTGATCGAGTCGGAGTCCGATCTCAAGCTGCTCCGCAAGATCGCCCGCAATGGCAAGTTCCTGGTCGAGGCCAACGACTTCGGCGCCGTGCGCCTGCTCGCCGAGGCCGGCGTGCCCTTCGTCGCCGGGCCGACGCTCAACGCCTACAACCCCGATACCCTCGCCATGCTGCATGAGCTGGGTGCCGTGCGCTGGGTGCCGCCGGTGGAGATGCCGGCCAGAATGCTCGCGGCCATGCCGGTGCCGGCGAGCATGGCGACCGAGTTCTTCGCCTACGGCCGGCTGCCGCTCGCCTTCTCGGCCCGCTGCTTCACCGCCCGCCACTACAACCTGCAAAAGGACGACTGCCAGTTCAAATGCCTGGACCATCCGGACGGTCTCACCCTGCGCACCCGCGAGGGCGCGGCCTTCCTCACCCTGAACGGCATCCAGACCCAGTCGGCCCGGGTCTACAGCCTGGCCCACCGCATCGACGAGCTGCGCGCCGCCGGCGTGGGCCTGCTGCGCCTGTCGCCGCAAGCGCAGCGCATGGCCCAGGTGGTCGAGGTCTTCCATGAACTGATCACGGGCGGGCTCGCCCCGGCCGAGGCGCCGGCCCGGCTCGCCCGGCTGATGCCGGGCGAGCCCTGCGACGGCTACTGGCTGGGCCAGGCCGGGCTGGACTGGCAGCCCGAGCGCGCCGCCCTGCCAAGCTGA
- the ubiT gene encoding ubiquinone anaerobic biosynthesis accessory factor UbiT, translating into MPLPAIPKPLARALGILPAFPASLAFCTAGNLSAWPTLRELDWSEVRGRRFCIRVRDLNLKFHFSVGPRGFVPEVAHSADVTFTATAEDFARLALRLEDPDTLFFNRRLLIEGDTDLGLRVKNMLDGVELETLAHGLPLGLGRVLLALRERAMQPS; encoded by the coding sequence ATGCCCCTGCCCGCCATTCCCAAACCCCTCGCCCGCGCGCTCGGCATCCTGCCGGCCTTTCCGGCCTCCTTGGCCTTCTGCACCGCCGGCAACCTCTCGGCCTGGCCGACCCTGCGCGAACTCGACTGGTCCGAGGTGCGGGGCCGTCGCTTCTGCATACGGGTGCGCGACCTTAATCTCAAGTTTCATTTCAGCGTCGGCCCGCGCGGTTTCGTGCCCGAGGTGGCGCACAGCGCCGACGTCACCTTCACCGCCACGGCGGAAGACTTCGCCCGCCTCGCGCTGCGGCTGGAAGACCCGGACACCCTGTTCTTCAATCGCCGGCTCCTGATCGAAGGCGACACCGACCTGGGCCTGCGGGTGAAGAACATGCTCGACGGGGTGGAGCTGGAAACCCTGGCGCACGGCCTGCCGCTCGGCCTCGGCCGGGTGCTGCTGGCGCTGCGCGAGCGCGCCATGCAGCCTTCCTGA
- a CDS encoding DUF2249 domain-containing protein — MKPDIEVDARWLDPPEPMEKAMDAIGRLEPGQRIRFLIHREPLPLYNLLKQMGLTYRTRPIEDHCYEVLIFEPEN; from the coding sequence ATGAAGCCCGACATCGAAGTCGATGCCCGCTGGCTGGACCCGCCCGAGCCGATGGAAAAGGCCATGGACGCCATCGGCCGCCTGGAACCGGGCCAGCGCATCCGCTTTTTGATCCACCGCGAGCCCCTGCCGCTGTACAACCTGCTCAAACAGATGGGGCTCACGTACCGCACCCGGCCGATCGAGGACCACTGCTACGAGGTCCTGATCTTCGAGCCGGAGAACTGA
- a CDS encoding hemerythrin domain-containing protein yields MSQITELLSQDHSACDELFAEAENLVAGKAWPDAASRFGEFRAAMERHLDAEENTLFPAFEARTGMSGGPTQVMRMEHSQMRELMEQMQAAVERQNDAAFLGLSETLLMLMRQHNMKEEQILYPMTDRTLGGDAALIEQLDEALHAKA; encoded by the coding sequence ATGTCCCAGATCACCGAATTGCTATCCCAAGACCACAGCGCCTGCGACGAGTTGTTCGCCGAGGCCGAGAACCTGGTCGCCGGCAAGGCCTGGCCCGATGCCGCCAGCCGCTTCGGCGAATTCCGGGCGGCGATGGAACGCCATCTCGATGCCGAAGAGAACACCCTGTTCCCCGCCTTCGAGGCCCGCACCGGCATGAGCGGCGGCCCGACCCAGGTGATGCGCATGGAGCACAGCCAGATGCGCGAGCTGATGGAGCAGATGCAGGCGGCGGTCGAGCGGCAAAACGACGCCGCCTTCCTCGGCCTGTCGGAGACCCTGCTCATGCTCATGCGCCAGCACAACATGAAGGAGGAGCAAATCCTCTACCCGATGACCGATCGCACCCTGGGCGGCGATGCCGCCCTGATCGAGCAACTGGACGAAGCGCTGCACGCCAAGGCATGA
- the mutL gene encoding DNA mismatch repair endonuclease MutL has product MPLIRLLPDLLISQIAAGEVVERPASALKELLENSLDAGASDIRVDLEEGGIKTIRVADDGAGIARDDLPMALARHATSKIESLADLERVASLGFRGEALASIASVARVAIVSIARGERHAWRIEAQDGAVSAVEPAALNRGTVVEARDLFFNTPARRKFLKTPATEYAHCLDAFTRLALARPQVAMTLSHNGRVMARYPAQDWQARVLAVLGDDFARQARLIDEAAGDVRLYGWAGLPAYAKASRDAQFLFVNGRFVRDKVLSHAAREAYRDILHGSRHPAYCLFLKIDPVRVDVNVHPAKTEVRFRDAQAVHRFVFHALERALAGNQSGSEANAGETIPLPPSPMNGGGATPSPFMGRVGVGSFTPPPHQHNLGLAVAEPAAYYQMVAEALQAAPARPAVVEPGAEAPPLGYALAQLAGIYILAENDKGLVVVDMHAAHERILYERLKAALGAKQVAMQPLLVPVVFAATAREIAAAEAHQAELLELGLELSAVSPTHLALRALPAMLKDADGETLAREILKEVAEFGAAHAIEARRNELLATLACHGAVRAKRKLSLPEMNALLRDMEQTLRADQCNHGRPTWFQLTAHELDKMFMRGK; this is encoded by the coding sequence ATGCCCCTCATCCGTCTTCTCCCCGATCTGCTCATCTCCCAAATCGCCGCCGGCGAGGTGGTCGAGCGTCCGGCCTCGGCGCTGAAGGAGCTGTTGGAGAACAGCCTGGACGCCGGCGCCAGCGACATTCGCGTGGACCTGGAGGAGGGCGGCATCAAGACCATCCGCGTCGCCGACGACGGCGCCGGCATCGCCCGCGACGACCTGCCCATGGCCCTGGCCCGCCACGCCACTAGCAAGATCGAGAGCCTGGCCGACCTGGAGCGGGTGGCGAGTTTGGGTTTTCGCGGCGAGGCCCTGGCCAGCATCGCCTCGGTCGCCCGCGTCGCCATCGTCAGCATCGCCCGGGGCGAGCGCCATGCCTGGCGCATCGAGGCGCAGGACGGCGCGGTCTCGGCGGTCGAGCCCGCCGCGCTCAATCGCGGCACCGTGGTCGAGGCGCGCGACCTCTTTTTCAACACCCCGGCCCGGCGCAAGTTCCTGAAGACGCCGGCCACCGAATACGCCCACTGCCTCGACGCCTTCACCCGCCTGGCCCTGGCCCGGCCCCAGGTGGCCATGACCTTGAGCCACAACGGCCGGGTCATGGCGCGCTACCCGGCGCAGGACTGGCAGGCGCGGGTGCTGGCCGTGCTCGGCGACGACTTCGCCCGGCAGGCGCGGCTGATCGACGAGGCGGCGGGGGATGTGCGTCTCTATGGCTGGGCCGGCCTGCCGGCCTATGCCAAGGCCAGCCGCGACGCCCAGTTCCTCTTCGTCAACGGCCGCTTCGTGCGCGACAAGGTGCTCAGCCACGCCGCGCGCGAGGCCTATCGCGACATCCTGCACGGCAGCCGGCACCCGGCCTATTGCCTGTTCCTAAAGATCGACCCGGTCCGGGTCGACGTCAACGTGCATCCGGCCAAGACCGAGGTGCGCTTCCGCGACGCCCAGGCCGTGCACCGCTTCGTCTTTCATGCCCTGGAGCGGGCGCTCGCAGGCAATCAATCTGGCAGCGAGGCGAATGCCGGGGAAACCATCCCCCTCCCCCCCTCCCCCATGAATGGGGGAGGAGCCACCCCCTCCCCATTTATGGGGAGGGTTGGGGTGGGGAGTTTTACGCCACCGCCTCACCAGCACAACCTCGGCCTCGCCGTTGCCGAACCCGCCGCCTACTACCAGATGGTGGCCGAGGCGCTGCAGGCCGCGCCGGCCCGGCCGGCCGTGGTCGAACCCGGCGCCGAGGCGCCGCCGCTGGGCTACGCCCTGGCCCAGCTCGCCGGCATCTACATCCTGGCCGAAAACGATAAGGGCCTGGTCGTGGTCGACATGCACGCGGCGCACGAGCGCATCCTCTACGAACGGCTGAAGGCCGCCCTGGGGGCGAAGCAGGTCGCCATGCAGCCCCTGCTGGTGCCGGTGGTGTTCGCCGCCACCGCCAGGGAAATCGCCGCGGCCGAGGCGCATCAGGCGGAACTCCTGGAACTGGGCCTGGAGCTGTCGGCCGTCTCGCCCACCCATCTTGCGCTGCGTGCCCTGCCGGCTATGCTCAAGGACGCCGACGGCGAGACCCTGGCGCGCGAGATTTTGAAGGAGGTGGCCGAGTTCGGCGCGGCTCACGCCATCGAGGCGCGGCGCAACGAGCTCTTGGCCACCCTGGCCTGCCATGGCGCCGTGCGCGCCAAGCGCAAGCTCAGCCTGCCCGAGATGAACGCGCTTTTGCGCGACATGGAGCAGACCCTGCGCGCCGACCAGTGCAACCACGGCCGGCCCACCTGGTTTCAACTCACGGCGCATGAGCTCGACAAGATGTTCATGCGTGGAAAATAG
- a CDS encoding S24 family peptidase — MSQGKPLDIPIRIAPAEPTIPGAEEAKSCASGEPYALMVLGDSMLPEFEEGEIIVVEPEGLARDGSYVVAWANEEYIFRQLVQHPEGWMLKPLNPLYPNIPIDDPKQAVKGVVIMKKKPGKRKEQKSYV; from the coding sequence ATGAGCCAAGGCAAACCCCTCGACATCCCCATCCGCATCGCCCCGGCCGAGCCGACCATCCCGGGCGCCGAAGAGGCCAAGAGCTGCGCCTCGGGCGAGCCCTATGCCCTCATGGTGCTGGGCGACTCCATGCTGCCCGAGTTCGAGGAGGGCGAGATCATTGTGGTCGAGCCCGAAGGCCTGGCCAGGGACGGCTCCTATGTGGTGGCCTGGGCCAACGAGGAATACATCTTTCGCCAGCTGGTGCAGCACCCCGAGGGCTGGATGCTCAAACCCTTGAACCCGCTCTACCCCAACATCCCCATCGACGACCCGAAACAGGCGGTCAAGGGCGTGGTCATCATGAAGAAGAAGCCGGGCAAGCGCAAAGAGCAGAAGTCCTACGTCTGA
- a CDS encoding sulfite exporter TauE/SafE family protein — MTDALPLDLLWLLIPLVLLVAGAYASVGLGGGTGYLAIMTLAGLPAAAMIPTALMLNLVVTGAAALRFGLAGRIKWPLFLPFLLPAMPAAFLGGLITADKQIFFALLACVLALAAIAMLIKAPQAQEREGLPERHWLYLIGIPAGLVVGVISGFLGVGGGVFLGPIVLFLGWAGPKQVAAMNSTLILILSAIALAAHGLKGAIEPMLMLPLAAAALVGGLIGASLAERKLSSQALQRMFAVIILVAAAKAAYDALAG, encoded by the coding sequence ATGACCGACGCCCTGCCGCTCGACCTGCTCTGGCTGCTGATCCCCCTGGTGCTGCTGGTGGCCGGGGCCTATGCCTCGGTCGGCCTGGGTGGCGGCACCGGCTACCTCGCCATCATGACCCTGGCCGGCCTGCCCGCCGCCGCCATGATTCCCACCGCCTTGATGCTCAACCTGGTGGTCACCGGCGCCGCCGCGCTGCGCTTCGGCCTGGCCGGCCGCATCAAGTGGCCGCTGTTTCTGCCCTTTCTGCTGCCGGCCATGCCGGCCGCCTTCCTCGGCGGCCTGATCACGGCCGACAAGCAAATCTTCTTCGCCTTGCTCGCCTGCGTGCTCGCCCTCGCCGCCATCGCCATGCTGATCAAGGCGCCCCAGGCCCAAGAACGCGAGGGCCTGCCCGAACGGCATTGGCTCTACCTGATCGGCATTCCGGCCGGCCTTGTCGTCGGCGTGATCTCCGGCTTTCTCGGCGTCGGCGGCGGTGTCTTCCTGGGCCCCATCGTCCTCTTCCTCGGCTGGGCCGGGCCGAAGCAGGTGGCGGCGATGAACTCCACCCTCATCCTCATCCTCTCCGCCATCGCTCTGGCCGCGCACGGCCTGAAAGGCGCCATCGAGCCCATGCTCATGCTGCCCCTGGCCGCCGCCGCCCTGGTCGGCGGTCTCATCGGCGCGAGCCTCGCCGAGCGGAAACTGTCCTCGCAGGCGCTGCAGCGCATGTTCGCCGTCATCATCCTCGTCGCCGCGGCCAAAGCCGCCTACGATGCGCTGGCAGGATGA